The proteins below come from a single Miscanthus floridulus cultivar M001 chromosome 1, ASM1932011v1, whole genome shotgun sequence genomic window:
- the LOC136487042 gene encoding arogenate dehydratase 2-like: MAYTSSFHLPKHLLLPSSRRTRHSRPSSFVSVPVPAAANKINGGVNGHHAPEKPAPNGKAPQHINAHGKKGVNGQGAKKGVNGHVNGHTDRIHLSVSTGGGGGGRQDGSGLRVAFQGAPGAYSEFAAKTALPGCETVPCRAFADALAAVERGAADRAVLPVESTMEGTALRNYDLLLRHGLVVVQEINLFVHYCLLAMPGVRAAEVRRVISHPMALAHCGRALARLGVDPEPVEDTAGAVEMLRSERMLDTAAIASPRAADLYGLDVLAHGLQDESWNVTRFLLLSRPPVAAPPVDAAAAGAKTSMVVAHRGGSMMVVLKVLSAFSSRNINLTKLEVINNDGAAAAGSGAGARPSVMILDTSARGAPTLRAFPHVLYVDCEGAAHDPRVREAIQEIETFAVFVRVLGCYAADSTVYDLQ, translated from the coding sequence ATGGCCTATACCTCCTCCTTCCACCTCCCCAAGCACCTCCTCCTCCCCAGCTCCCGCCGAACAAGGCACAGCAGGCCCTCCTCCTTCGTCtccgtccccgtccccgcggcAGCCAACAAGATCAACGGCGGCGTGAACGGCCATCACGCGCCCGAGAAGCCGGCACCCAACGGCAAGGCACCACAACACATCAACGCCCACGGTAAGAAGGGCGTCAACGGGCAGGGCGCCAAGAAGGGCGTCAACGGGCACGTCAACGGGCATACGGACCGGATCCACCTCTCGGTGAGCACGGGCGGTGGGGGCGGGGGTCGCCAGGACGGCTCCGGGCTCCGCGTGGCGTTCCAGGGCGCGCCGGGCGCCTACAGCGAGTTCGCGGCCAAGACGGCGCTGCCCGGGTGCGAGACGGTCCCGTGCCGCGCGttcgcggacgcgctggcggccgTGGAGCGCGGCGCCGCAGACCGCGCCGTCCTCCCTGTGGAGTCCACCATGGAAGGCACCGCGCTGCGGAACTACGACCTGCTGCTGCGGCACGGCCTGGTGGTGGTGCAGGAGATCAACCTCTTCGTTCACTACTGCCTGCTGGCCATGCCCGGGGTGCGAGCCGCCGAGGTGCGCCGCGTCATCAGCCACCCGATGGCGCTGGCGCACTGCGGCCGCGCGCTGGCGCGGCTCGGGGTGGACCCGGAGCCCGTGGAGGACACGGCGGGCGCCGTCGAGATGCTGCGCTCCGAACGGATGCTCGACACCGCCGCCATCGCCAGCCCGCGCGCCGCCGACCTGTACGGCCTCGACGTCCTCGCGCACGGGCTCCAGGACGAGTCCTGGAACGTCACGCGCTTCCTGCTCCTCTCCAGGCCGCCCGTCGCCGCGCCGCCcgtggacgccgccgccgcgggcgccAAGACCAGCATGGTGGTCGCGCACCGGGGCGGCTCCATGATGGTGGTGCTCAAGGTGCTCTCCGCCTTCTCCTCCCGCAACAtcaacctcaccaagctggaggtcATCAACAACGACGGCGCCGCGGCTGCCGGATCTGGCGCTGGCGCCCGCCCGTCAGTGATGATCCTGGACACGAGCGCCCGGGGCGCGCCGACGCTGCGCGCGTTCCCGCACGTCCTGTACGTGGACTGCGAGGGCGCCGCGCACGACCCGCGCGTCCGCGAGGCCATCCAGGAGATCGAGACGTTCGCTGTCTTCGTGCGCGTGCTTGGCTGCTACGCCGCCGACTCCACCGTCTACGACCTGCAGTGA